Part of the Lolium rigidum isolate FL_2022 chromosome 6, APGP_CSIRO_Lrig_0.1, whole genome shotgun sequence genome, CATCCGTATTGCTATTGGGGCactacgttgttgcagaggctgaatgtaattgatatcttcgtgatattaatatatatttttatGTAAAAAATATTGTCAAATTTGCTAGGTTGTCTTAGGTCTTAGTTACCCACCAAAAAATGCGTTAATTGAACTTAAAAAGGTGCAATTACAAGAGAACCAAGTTGCATTTTTCTTCAAATTGCAATTATACTTTTTTCAGGTGATTAAGACGAAAATGTAAGTAAATTGAGACATTGATAAACCTATAGATTGTGAACTTTTTGACGCGCCAAGCTGCGGCGCATGGAAGCAAATTAACCGCACGCGCGCGAGGGGAAGGCATCGCGGCTCTTGAcgaagggcgacgaggcggtgtgaACCAACATACGACAAGGGCAGCAGCTGCGGCAACAAACAAAGCACATCACTCCTGCGAAAGTTCCCCCCAAAAAAGGATGCAAGAGACAGATCAGATGCTACGGGAGCAAAGCGAGAGCTTCCATGTCAAGAGAGCCACCAACCTCAgaataatctctctctctcttcctccactccctcactcTAGCTCCGATTCTCTCTCGGTAGctccatggcctcctcctccggaaAGCAAGCATACCACAGCACAGCACTAGGTAGCTACGTGCTCGATCCCTCCAAAAGCAAAAGCATTCGGAAACCACTCACCTCCACATCATAAGGAACCCTATTCCATTCGACCGCCACCTCCCGATCGCTttcccatcatcaccaccacgcGCGCGCCGATCTCCCCTCCCCTGCTTCCATGGcggccggggggccgccgccgatGGAGATGCCGCCGACGGGGCCGCCGCAGATGGTGCGGAAGCTGGCCGTGGAGGTGGTGGACGCGCGCGACCTCGTGCCCAAGGACGGGCTCGGCACCTCCAGCGCCTACGCCGTCGCCGACTTCGACGGCCAGCGGAAGCGCACGCGCACCGTGCCGCGGGACCTCAACCCGCAGTGGCACGAGCGCCTCGAGTTCGCCGTCCCCGACCCGCCCAGCATGCACGCCGAGTCGCTCGACGTCTCGCTCTACCACGACCGACGCTTCAACccctccggcggtggcggcggcggcggcggcaagaacAACTTCCTCGGCCGCGTCCGCATCTACGGCTCCCAGTTCTCGCGCCGCGGGGAGGAGGGCATCGTCTACTTCCCGCTCGAGAAGCGAAGCCTGCTCAGCTGGATCCGCGGCGAGGTCGGCCTCAAGATTTACTACTACGACGAACCggcggtgccgccgccgccgcctgaggAAAGGCCGCCCGAGGGAGCTGATAACGCGCCGCCACCTGAGGTCCCACCGGAGGAGCCGAAGGAGCTCCCCGAGGTCCCCGAGCCGACCGAGGCGGCCGTCGAGGTGCAGCAGCCACATATGCAGCCTCCGGTCATCATCGTGGAGGATGCACCGATGCACGGTCCGCACGGCTCGATGATGCCACCGCCGATGCACGGCCACATGATGCCACCCATGCACGGGCCACACGGCCCGATGATGCCACCGCCGATGCACGGCCCGCATGGCCCTGGCCCGATGATGCACGGTCCACACGGCCCGATGATGATGCACGCTCGAATGATGCCGCCGCAACCGGAACCGGAGCCAGAGCCGgagcagccggggccggatggggCGGAGCCGTACCCGCCTGAGGTGCGCAAGACGCGGATGGCTTCAAGCACGGAGCATGTCCGCATTCCAAGACACCCGAGCGGCGGCTTCGGGCCTGACTACTACACCGCCTCGCCTCGCGTCATTTCCGGCCGGTTCGTGTCCACCGGCGAGGCCGTCGAGCCGGTGCAGTCAACGTACGACCTGGTGGAGCCGATGCGGTACCTCTTCGTGCGCATCGTCAGGGTGCGCGGCATCCGCGCCTGCGAAGGCCCTTACGTCAAGATCCAGGCGGGGCCGCAATGCCTCCGGTCCCGCCCCGGCCGCGACGTCTCCGGCACCGGCAGTCCCGAGTGGAACCAGGTGTTTGCCGTCAGCCACGCAAAGCCAGAGCCGACGCTCGAGATATCCGTGTGGGACGGCCAGGCGCCCTCTCCTGCCGACGCCTTCCTCGGCGGCGTCTGCTTCGACCTCTCCGACGTGCCAGTCCGCGACCAGCCGGACGGCCCGCTGGCGGCGCAGTGGTATCGGCTCGAGGGAGGCGAGCCGGGCATGGTTACAGGGGACATCATGGTGTCGGTGTGGATCGGCACGCAGGCCGATGACGTGTTCCCAGAGGCGTGGAACACCGACGCGCCCTACGCCGCGTACACGCGCGCCAAGGTGTACCAGTCACCCAAGCTCTGGTACCTGCGAGCGTCGGTCATCGAGGCGCAGGACCTGCGCGTGCCGACGCCGCCACCGGGACTGCCGTTCGACGTGCGAGTGAAGGTTCAGCTCGGGTTCCAGTCAGCGCGCACCCGTCGGTCGGTGGCCAGCAGCAGCGGGTCGGCGTTCGCGTGGGCCGAAGACCTCATGTTCGTCGCGTCCGAGCCGCTCGACGACACCCTTGTCCTGCTCGTCGAGGACCGATCGATGATCAAGGAGCCTGCTCTGCTCGGCCACGCCACCATCCCAGTGAGCTCCGTCGAGCAGCGCCTCGACGAGCGGCAGATCGTCGCGTCAAGATGGTTCAATCTCGAGGGCGGTATGGGTCATGGAGATGGCGGCGGGGATCAGCAGGGACAACCTCCAGGGTTCTACTCCGGCAGGCTGCACCTTCGGCTTTCCCTGGAAGGTGGGTACCACGTGCTCGACGAGGCGGCGCACGTTTGCAGCGATTACCGGCCGACGGCGAAGCAGCTGTGGAAGCCACCGGTGGGCGTGCTGGAGCTCGGCATTGTGGGAGCGTGCGGCTTGCTCCCCATGAAGACCAAGGGAGGATCCAAGGGCTCGACGGACGCCTACTGCGTGGCCAAGTACGGCAAGAAGTGGGTGCGCACGCGCACTGTCACGGACAGCTTCAACCCACGGTGGAACGAGCAGTACACGTGGCAGGTGTACGACCCGTGCACGGTGCTCACGGTGGCCGTGTTCGACAACTGGCGCATGTttgccggcgccggcgacgacaGGCAGGACTACCGCATCGGCAAGGTGCGGGTGCGCGTGTCCACGCTCGAGAGCAACAGAGCTTACACGGCATCGTACCCGCTGCTCGTGCTGCTGCGCTCGGGGCTGAAGAAGATGGGCGAGGTGCAGCTCGCCGTGCGGTTCTCGTCGCCGGCGCATCTGCCGGACACCTGGGCCACGTACACGTCGCCGCTCCTGCCGCGGATGCACTACCTCCGCCCGATCGGCGTCGCGCAGCAGGAGGCGCTGCGGGGCGCGGCCGTGCGCACCGTGGCGGCGTGGCTGGCGCGCTCCGAGCCGCCGCTCGGCCCGGAGGTGGTGCGGTACATGCTGGACGCGGACGCGCACACGTGGAGCGTGCGGCGCGCCAAGGCCAACTGGTTCCGCATCATGGGGGTGCTCGCGTGGGCGGTCGGGCTGGAGCGGTGGCTGAACGGCGTTCGGCGGTGGCGCAACCCTTCCACCACCGTCCTCGTCCACGTGCTGTACCTCGTCCTCgtctggtacccggagctggtgGTGCCCACGGCGTCGCTGTACGTGTTCCTGATCGGCGTGTGGTACTACCGGTTCCGGCCCCGCGCGCCGGCCGGCATGGACGCGCGGCTATCGCAGGCCGACACGGTGGAGGGCGACGAGCTGGAGGAGGAGTTCGACGCCGTGCCGGcgcccgacgtcctccggctacgGTACGAGAGGCTACGGACGCTGGCCGGGAGGGTGCAGCGCGTCATGGGCGACGTGGCGGCGCAGGGCGAGCGGCTGCAGGCGCTGGTAAGCTGGAGGGACCCGCGGGCAAGCCGGATCTTCGTAGGCGTCTGCCTCGCCGTCGCGGTGGCGCTGTACGCGATGCCGCCCAAGATGGTGGCCGTGGCGAGCGGGTTCTACTACCTCCGACACCCCATGTTCAGGGACCCAATGCCTGCGGCCTCCGTCAACTTCTTCCGCCGGCTGCCGAGCCTCTCGGACAGGATGCTCTGAGATTGGCTCGAAGCACGGGTGCATTCTTTTTTTCCCTTCTGTTGCCGTAATAACGAGTGTGCAATAGGAATATCAGAGGAGAGCATAGGAATAACAGAATGATTGTATTCATAAACATATAGTATATAGAACACACAACAATGATACAGTAACAAAATTATGATTGTCGCAGCAATTGATAGGCTTAAAACAGGCTTGACCCTGTTCATCTTCATCGGGAGCAGTACTATGTTGCTTCGACAATTTGGACGTGGTAGGGAGGCTATTCTAACAGTGTTTCAGCTGCAATTCTTTATGACAGCTATCACTTGGCGTCGGAATTTCTAAAAGTTCAGTTTAAACACATTTTCCCTGAAGCAAATTGGGTTCCACATGAATTAGATAGACTAGCACCAACATGGCTGGGTAGATGAGCCTCCAGACTACATTGTGTTAGGCTTAGAATTGCATGAGATCGCAAAAGCAGCCACTGGAACACCTAGTTAACATAAGACAGAGAGGTTTAGAGATGCATTACGGGGCATTGACGATCCCATCGATGCCTGCGTGAGGCAGGCTTGGTgtggcggtgttgatgatgaACTTGTGGTCGATGACGATCTGGGGATCCTCCTGATCCCCTCGGGCCGCCACCTGCACTGCCTTGGAACAGAGCGACGAGGTTCCAGCCTTCCCGTTGCTTGTGCGCGCACTGCGATCGGTGCAGAGCCTTAGGAATATCGGGGAGCAGCGAGACTAGGCGACTAACATATGAGTTCGCTAGCCACCGGGGCTCCCCCTTTTATGTGCGCATGCAACAGGGGGCCACGAACCATTAGTTGGTTAGcgacgcccccgatcagggcgtttAGAGATAAGTCACGTACAGAAAAGGTCGTCCTGGACGTTGGTCCTGTGGGCCCCCTTTTCTTCTTAACGTTAAGTGTTTCTGAAAATATCTCTTTTATCTGTTAATTGAACCTGACAGTATATTAACCTGACAGATCAatccaacattctcccccttgatcgttaGGTTAACTTCATTTGCCCATTCTCCATAGAAATAATAAACCAAAGTGAGGTGTTGCAACAACCAATGAAAATGCTATTGAACCTCAACACTTATAGCATACCAGCCTATTTCGAAATGGATAACATAATACTTNNNNNNNNNNNNNNNNNNNNNNNNNNNNNNNNNNNNNNNNNNNNNNNNNNNNNNNNNNNNNNNNNNNNNNNNNNNNNNNNNNNNNNNNNNNNNNNNNNNNAGCATCCCGGTTATATAAGCCAAGTCGGGGCGTGTACAAACTTGTGCATACATGATGCTTCGAGCAAGCTGAAGCATAAGGGCAGAGCTTCATCGATCGGTTTCAATTTGGTTCCTCGGACATTGAAATGTCCCAAACTTATCGCCCTTGACTCTTGGGGCGAGGTGAGCGAGAGCACTTATGCATATTGAATTTCTTTAGTACTCGCTCaaagtatgccttttgtgatagtcCCAACACACCTTTAGACCTATCTCGGTGAATCTCAATGCAGAGGACATATGAAGCTTCaccgagatctttcatatcaaaattggaaGACGAGAAAATTCTTGGTCTCGTGCGGCATATCCTTATCCACTGCGAggccaataatatgtcatccacatacgggACTAATATTGTGAACCTACGCCCTTAAACTTAACATAAATGCGGTTGTCCTTAACATTTTCGGTAAAACCAAAAGTTCTAATAATCTTATCGAACTTGAGGTACCACTTGTCTTGAAGCTTGCTTCAAGCCATGAGATGGATTTCTTCGGACGACATGCTAAATGTTCCTTTCCTTCCACAACAAAACCTTCGAGTTGAGTCATGTATACGTCTTCATCAAGGTCACCATTTAGAAATgcgcgtcttaacgtccatttgatgcaatTCTAGGTCGAAATGAGCTACCGAGCCATGGCGATCCTAAAAGAATCTTTAGATGACACGGAGAGAAAGTCTCATTATAATCGATTCCTTCTCTCTGTGTGaaaccttttgccacaagtctagCTTTGAACCTTTCGATGTTCCCTTTGGGGTCGTACTTAGTTTTGTAGATCCATTTGGAGCCTACTCTTTTGGCGTCATTAGGAACTTCTACTAGGTCCCAAACATCATTTGAGCTCATAGATTTCAACTCGTCTTCCATGGCGATTTGCCACTTAGACGAATTCAAACTCTTAATGGCCTCCTTGTATGAGGTTGgatcctccacctttcctatatcgtctacatcctcactcatgtaggtgatataatcatacgagatggcttttcttctttctcgatgtgatcttctcacgggcgatggtggtggaggggcATTATTATTATGAGGATCTTCTTCATTATCAGGTGGTGATTTTCTTCACCTTACGGATTTGCGTTATCATTAGTTTCGGGATCACCATCGGGTTGAGGACCAGAGCGCGGGGTTCGGTCTCAACATTAGAAGTGATTCTCCTGCACGTGGTAGAACGACCTTTTGGATAATCGGGGATGGAGCACACACCCGCTTTTCCTCAAGATCGATCTTCCTTATTTCATTAACTTCATTATCCTCAAAAAATACCGCTTGCCGGGTCTCCACGTACTTAGTGGTATGACACGGGCAATAGAAACGATATCCCTTTCCCATGTGCGGGTGTCAGAGCGAAGAAACAACTAACCGTTTTTGGGTCTAACTTCTTAAGTTGTGGATTGAAAATTCTAGCTTCGGCGGGACAGCCCGACACACGTAAATAGTTCAAGCTCggtttctttcccgtccacatctCGTGAGGTGTGTTCGGTGCTGACTTAGTGGGAGCAAGATTTAAAATATGTGCGGCCGTCTTCAATGCCTCCATCCATAGGCTTACCGGTAAACTTGCATGGTGAGGCATGCTACGCACCATATCCAAAAGCGTGCGATTGCGGCGCTCggccacaccattttgttgaggttcaCCGAGGCATTGAATAATGGGCAACAATTCCATTCTCGGCTAGGAACTTAGCAAAAGGTCCTGGAATTTGCCCATAAGGAGCGTGCCTACCGTAATACTCTCCCGCGATCGAGATCGTACAACTTTAATTTTTGCATTcggttggttctcaacttcggcTTTGAACACTTTAAATTTGTCCAAAGCTTCCGATCGATCACGTATAGGGTAAATGTACCCATAACGGGAAAAGTCGTACGTGAAGGTGATGAACGAATCAAAACCATCTATAGACTTAACATTAAGAGGTCCGCATATGTCAATATGTATGAGTTCGAGGACACTCGTGGCTCTTACCGCTCCTTTCTTAATTGTTTTTGCATATTTACCTTTGATGCAATCAACACATTTGTCCGCATCGGAGAAGTCTAATGGGAGGAGTACATCATTTTTAATAAGTCTTtccattctccccctcgaaatgtgGCCCAAACGACGGTGCCACAATTTCGAAGAAGTACTAGTACCCTTCCATTTCTTCTCAACATTCGAAACATTACTCACATGCAAAACATAATCATTCATAGATAACATATATAGTTTGCCTCGTCGACACCGACGCCAACATCATTATTACAATAATTTAAAACAAATTGTTTGTTACCAAACTTGCACTCAAACATGTTATCATCGAGACAAGAAACTGAAATCAAATTCCTACTTAAAGTAGGTACATAAAGAACATTATTTAAATGAAGGTGAAAGCCGGTGTGGAGCTCCAAGGTGAGTGACCCAATAGCTTCAACATCAACTTCAACTCCATTTGCAACTCTAAGTCGTCTTGCCCCGCTTGTTATGGTTTGGATCAAATTTAATCCCTGCATAGAATTAGCAACGTGAGCGAGTTACTGAATCAATCCACCATGATGTACAAGAGAAATCGGTATATAATATTTCATCAACAAAAGTGATTTCATACGTACCTTTCTTCATCATCCACTTGAGGTATTCATGACAGTCCTTCTGTAATGGCCTTCCTTCTTACAAAAGAAACACACATTATCGGTAGGCGGCGAAAGGCTTGTccattttccttttcctttcctttaaactttggcatttccttcttgaaggttttCTTTGGCGACTTTGAAGGGCACGACCCGTCATGCTTTCTCTTTAAGGAGCCAACATGAAAAGCTTGATCCTTGTTCTGCCTCatcattctttcttcttcctggacaatccgaggggatatctcggcaagtgtccacttctccttcatggaattgTAGTTGATCTTGAGCTGATCGAACTCTTCGGGGAGGGACTCCAAGATCATGATGATAAGGAGGTTGTCAACGAGCTCACACTTTAGGTGCTTCGGTTTATTTGAAGCATTTATCATTCTCGGTATGTGTCCCCTAACATCACCATCATTTTTATACTTGCCAAGTAGCTTGTGAAAAAGCTCATGAGCATAAACCTTTTCGAGCCTTTGAATTGCTCCTCCAAGGCTTCCATAAATTCCTTAGCGAGTATCTTTCTTGGGGAGAGCCCCAATAATCTCGGGTGAAATGGAAGAATTCATCACGAGCATTGCAACGTGATTGGATTTGTCCCACTTCTCCATCTTGGAGTCATAAGTTTTCTTTAGTTCATCATACCCAGTAGCACCGACAAGCGGCGCCACGGGCTTATCCTCCCTTAAGGCATAATCAAACTCGTTGAAAGCCAAACATAGCTCAATGGAGTTCTTCCAACGAGGAAAGTTGCTGCCGGTCAAGCTGCTCGACTGACATCATAACGCATCGCGGCGGAAGCTGAAATTTGACATGGACATTCATTAgtaaaattgcatgcatataaaatAAACATGCCATAATTTTATTATTCTATGTCAAACACCGTTGAGCGAGAAATGACATGAATTAGAACAACATTAGGGGTTGACATGCGAGAAAATAATACAACGTTGGTCAGAATTATTTTGCAGCCATAACATTCCCAAAATAAACATCAACTTTAAATCATTTAAGGAACAACATATGTGATGCTTAATTTGATAATTCAACATTAAAACATATTAAATATTCTAGACAAGAAAATCTCGTTGGTTCATTTCTTTACAGAACAATAACATGTTTCGATCATATTTTATAGGCAATGATTTTTACGTATAATAGTGCAATAAACATAAGGAAAAACATTTGGAATGCACAAAAATACGAGAAAACGAAAGGAAAATCGGCAGCCCGGAAAACTTGCTTGGACTACCGACAACACTGGGCCGAAGCCCATCCTTAGATATGGCCCGAGTAATCCCGCCGGCCCGAGCACCCTCCCCGCGGCCGAGGCTGGACCGTCCGATCGATCGGACGGCGAGAGATGCTCCGCGGCCAGAACAAAAACGCCCTGGGGCGacggaaaaccctaaccctaaaaacagTCCCCGATTTTTCCTCTCCCCCGAATTTTTCGCGTCACGGCCCGGCGGGCGGGAGCGCGCgaggcggccacggccacggcgggCGGGAGCGCGCGAGGCGCCCACGGCCCGGCGGCCTGAGCGCGCGAGCGCCTCGGCCGCGGCCGGCGCGCGGCGCGCGAGGTGGCCACGCCGGCGGCCCGATGCGCGCGGCGGCCCTGCCGGCTGCGCGAGGCACGCGAGCCTCGCCTTCATCATCCCGGCGCGGTGGCTGCGCTCACCGGAGCAGCGTGCGACGGACCATGTCCGGCGCGCTCCTCCGTCGGCGTGGCTGCTGGTGCCGTTTCCTTGCGTCTGTGAGGGGGTGGTGCTCACCGGCGAGGCCGGCAGCCGTTAGGCGACGACAAAGGCCGGCGGCGCGACGGCCACCGGCGGTCCGTCCATTCCGCGCGTTACTGCGCGTCAACCCGCGCACTCCTCCGTCGGGAGAGAGTGGCGGCGCGGGATCTCTGCCCTCACCGGAGCAGCGGCTGCTCTGACGGGCCCCAGAGGGGAGAGGCAGACACCCGGCGGCATCAGGTGAGGTTCTCATCCTCAGACTCGTGCCAAATTAGGGTTCATCCGTAATTGGGGAATCAGGGTTAGGGTGTATACATCATCTAATCATGCAACATACAACAATAATTCGGGCTAATCTGAGGCTTAAGCATGATTTCGGAACTTAAAATAGGATCATCAGATTGCTTGCATAACAAATCTGAGAGCCTAGCATGCATAACAGGGGCTAAACATCAACATAACAGCCTAAAAAAACATGATCTTTATACAAAAAACGTGATCTCAGATCACTACTAGGGTTCTAGTGCTAGCAGTACTAGGCATCTGATACCATTGTTAGGCTTAGAATTGCATGAGATCGCAAAAGCAGCCATCGGAACACCTAGTTAACATAAGACGGAGAGGTTTAGAGATGCATTACGGGGCATTGACGATCCCATCGACGCTGCGTGAGCCGAGGCTTGGTgtggcggtgttgatgatgaACTTGTGGTCGATGACGATGCGGGGATCCTCCCGATCCCCTCGGGCCGCCACCTGCACGCACTGGAACAGAGCGACGAGGTTCCAGCCTTCCAGTTGCTTGTGCGCGCACTGCGATCGGTGCAGAGCCTTAGGAATATCGGGGAGCAGCGAGACTAGGCGACTAACAGATGAGTTCGCTAGCCACCGAGGCTCCCCCTTTTATGTGCGCATGCAACAGGGGGCCACGAACCATTAGTTGGTTAGCGACGCTCCCGATCAGGGCGTTTAGAGATAAGTCACGTACAGAAAAGGTCGTCCTGGACGTTGGTCCTGTGGGCCCCATTTTCTTCTTAACGTTAAGTGTTTCTGAAAATATCTCTTTTATCTGTTAATTGAACCTGACAGTATATTAACCTGACAGATAAATCCAACACATTGTACCTTTCCTGGTCACTGATGTGATGAATGAATAAAGGGTATGATTAtggtaaattaaaaagaaaccttatGCAGTACTTCAATTGATCGGATATTCTAATCAAGCTGAATCAACATGCATGGAGCTAAGAAATTTAGCAAAACGAAAGCAATGGATATTTAGTCTCCAAATTGGAACCGGCCGACATGCTTTTTTCGACAAAGACCGGCCGACAGGCTTGCACTTGCACAGACCATGAACACAACAGTACATTTTACCCAAGGGGACAAACACACGCACGGAAATCGTTGGCACGGATATCACAGCCGCGATCATGTCCAAATCCAGATTCCCCGTGGAGAACAACTTTATGAAACAAATCGGATACTAACCCAAGCACAACAGATTGTGACCCATGCATCGTCCATGGATCACACTGATTGTGACGTGGGAGCAGCCGTTTGGTTCATTTGTTTTCCCCTTAGCGTGATTTTCGTGCTGTAAACAAACCGATTTCACCTCAGTCCATAACTAGGATTCCGTAAAAAAGATCCGTAAGTGCAGTGTTACTCTTGATTTATCCATACCTACCGACTGTTCTCTACTATGGTCTTAGCGCGAAATTATTATTTTGTTTCTCAGCAATGTATCACCGAAGCACAATGAAAAACTCATTACATAGTATCGAGTGAAATGCTTGATAAGCAactcaaaccaacaaaaaaaacTCATTACATAGTGGGCCGTCCCTGGCATATCAGGATCCGGTGCAATAAAGAAAATAGGGCCCTATACACAAATAATAGAGATGACTTTTTATATTTCAATAGTAATTTAAACATTTAACATAATCCTTCCTAGATTCTCAGTAGAGACGTTACGTAACAGGAACTACTCATGATATTATTGCTGACAATGGTCAATCAGAAAGCTGTCCAAGGAAATGACATCTGAACCAAAATAGCATCAAAGGCTTGCACTGATAATTACTCACGTTATTATTATTCCCATCTAAATTTTCATGACCACTAGCATTGTTATTGCTCTCATCTTAATTATAATTGGATCGTTCAACAATTGATAAAGCTAGTATCTGACAATTACCACCTTATTTCTCCTAACAAATTTATCAAGAGTTCCCCTTTGGGTTCTATGAATTCATTGTCTCGCTTCCTCTTCTGTCTCTTTTGATAACCTAACTTGCACTTTCTAGATCACATctcaaaacacaaacaaaagaagTCAACAACTCACAAATTATGACATGAGTTTGGAAGTTGGAACAAAAGCACCTTATCTGAATTGAAAGCTTGAAGCTTAAATGTTTTTTTGTTGCCACTACTGCAATTTGATTCTGGCCGCCGGCGTCGGCCTGACCTTGGAAGCCCTGACACCAATCCCCTATTCCCCTTTGACCTTTGTCcacctttctctctcgagtctgccCGTAGGCAGGGACAAGTCGATGAGAATAGAGTATATCGTATGAACAAGAATAAGGAGATTGAGGAGAGAGTTGTTGGAAAGGAAGCAAATCAGGATCTCCTCCTCGTAAACCAAAAACGTAGCTTGAGCTTTATGTAGCTCgtttttttgaaataaaataaaaaatgacATTTTGAagtttaaaaaaatctaaaaataaatctAGATGTAGAATCTTGTGTTATACCAACGTGCAAAATTGCAATTCAAAATACCATATATTCGAGGTTGGGAAAAAATGATAATTTATAATATCTATAATAGTGAATAGTACAAACTCTCACAATCTTAAAATTTGTTAGATTTTTTCATGTTTGTGTAGCCTCCGTTATGTGATATCTCGAGTTCAAATTTTGCACAGTGATAGAAATCAACATTGCACACGTAGGAGCTCTAAGTTCACTAGTGCCAATCCTGCCAAATGTTGTCCCATGATCGTTACTAAAAATGGGATTTTTTTACTTCAAACAGTAGGAGCTCTGCTTCTTTTTATTTATAAAAGAGGGATATTCTCTACAATCTCCCAAAAAGTGAaagaaaaaaaaccaaaaattacACCGCTTGCCCTATGACCACAACAACAAGCGCAATTGCATTACAAGATTTTCGATCAAACACCCCACGTCCATGTTCCTTCCATAAGTGACATGCCACATAGCAAACCAGCCCCATGTCCTTTGTAACCATCGTAGACGAATAGTCAATCTACCGAGATAAAGCAATCACAGAACGTTGATGACACCAAGCTTTGTTAACACATTTGGGAGAACTTGCCTACTCTGTAGGGCATGATTACATGTGCTCCTCCCCAATGATACTGTGGCACCAGCCGACCTTGGCACCGACACATGTCTTCTGCCTTGCACTCATGCTCTTGTCAAGTCGTCATGGATTACAACATGTAGTgcccccctcattatatagggggCCCCTAGGATAAAATGTGTTCGACTCCAACAATACATGTACCATGTCCGCACCTAATACAACTCCAAATCCTAACGTAACCCAACTTGTACATAATATtcaacacaaacacaacaaatttGATCTTGGCAAATATTCTCCGCCACCTTGAGTTCTCCTAAGCATCAAACTTTCATGTAC contains:
- the LOC124663716 gene encoding protein QUIRKY-like, with amino-acid sequence MQPPVIIVEDAPMHGPHGSMMPPPMHGHMMPPMHGPHGPMMPPPMHGPHGPGPMMHGPHGPMMMHARMMPPQPEPEPEPEQPGPDGAEPYPPEVRKTRMASSTEHVRIPRHPSGGFGPDYYTASPRVISGRFVSTGEAVEPVQSTYDLVEPMRYLFVRIVRVRGIRACEGPYVKIQAGPQCLRSRPGRDVSGTGSPEWNQVFAVSHAKPEPTLEISVWDGQAPSPADAFLGGVCFDLSDVPVRDQPDGPLAAQWYRLEGGEPGMVTGDIMVSVWIGTQADDVFPEAWNTDAPYAAYTRAKVYQSPKLWYLRASVIEAQDLRVPTPPPGLPFDVRVKVQLGFQSARTRRSVASSSGSAFAWAEDLMFVASEPLDDTLVLLVEDRSMIKEPALLGHATIPVSSVEQRLDERQIVASRWFNLEGGMGHGDGGGDQQGQPPGFYSGRLHLRLSLEGGYHVLDEAAHVCSDYRPTAKQLWKPPVGVLELGIVGACGLLPMKTKGGSKGSTDAYCVAKYGKKWVRTRTVTDSFNPRWNEQYTWQVYDPCTVLTVAVFDNWRMFAGAGDDRQDYRIGKVRVRVSTLESNRAYTASYPLLVLLRSGLKKMGEVQLAVRFSSPAHLPDTWATYTSPLLPRMHYLRPIGVAQQEALRGAAVRTVAAWLARSEPPLGPEVVRYMLDADAHTWSVRRAKANWFRIMGVLAWAVGLERWLNGVRRWRNPSTTVLVHVLYLVLVWYPELVVPTASLYVFLIGVWYYRFRPRAPAGMDARLSQADTVEGDELEEEFDAVPAPDVLRLRYERLRTLAGRVQRVMGDVAAQGERLQALVSWRDPRASRIFVGVCLAVAVALYAMPPKMVAVASGFYYLRHPMFRDPMPAASVNFFRRLPSLSDRML